A genomic region of Xanthocytophaga agilis contains the following coding sequences:
- a CDS encoding tartrate-resistant acid phosphatase type 5 family protein, with protein MKKVISALFISLLSFQLVQAQKKELTKHPDALNFLVMGDWGRNGEDHQKPVATQMGKAAKTLSTDFIIATGDNFYPSGVISEHDPLWKYSFEDIYTDFSLQWDWYPVLGNHDYKSNPDAQVAYSKISRRWKMPARYYSKIFSIHGDTTKQVLIAFIDTNPLIPQFYKGEYSNATIGQDSTAQKRWLEGVLANNSPTIKWKIVVGHHPLFTATQKRRESYDTRAVRASLKSVLDKYKVDAYLCGHDHDLQHLLPEGKTHYFVSGSASEKTEIGTLPISKLALSEYGFMAFSVTDKKLYVQVINHEGNIVYTTELTK; from the coding sequence ATGAAAAAAGTAATTAGTGCCTTATTCATCTCCCTCCTGAGCTTTCAACTTGTACAGGCACAGAAAAAAGAATTAACCAAACATCCAGATGCACTTAACTTTCTGGTTATGGGCGACTGGGGCCGTAATGGAGAGGATCATCAAAAACCTGTTGCCACACAAATGGGCAAAGCCGCCAAAACACTCTCAACAGATTTCATTATAGCAACCGGAGATAATTTTTATCCCAGTGGAGTCATTAGTGAGCATGATCCCCTCTGGAAATATTCCTTTGAGGATATCTATACTGATTTTTCGCTACAATGGGACTGGTATCCGGTGTTAGGAAATCATGATTATAAGTCTAATCCAGATGCGCAGGTTGCCTATTCAAAAATCAGCCGTCGCTGGAAGATGCCCGCCCGCTATTATTCCAAGATCTTTTCAATCCATGGTGACACTACTAAACAGGTATTGATTGCCTTTATTGATACCAATCCATTGATACCACAGTTTTATAAAGGAGAATATAGCAATGCCACCATTGGACAGGATAGTACAGCACAGAAACGTTGGTTGGAAGGTGTGTTAGCTAATAACTCTCCTACTATCAAGTGGAAGATTGTGGTAGGGCATCATCCCTTATTTACTGCCACCCAAAAACGTAGAGAAAGCTATGACACACGAGCTGTAAGAGCTTCTCTAAAATCCGTATTGGACAAATACAAAGTAGACGCCTATCTCTGTGGGCATGATCATGATCTGCAACATTTATTGCCAGAAGGCAAGACTCATTATTTTGTATCAGGATCTGCATCCGAAAAGACAGAAATCGGGACTCTGCCTATCAGCAAGTTGGCGCTGTCTGAGTATGGCTTTATGGCCTTCTCTGTTACGGATAAAAAGCTATATGTGCAGGTCATTAACCATGAAGGGAACATTGTGTATACTACAGAATTAACAAAATAG
- a CDS encoding glycoside hydrolase family 28 protein produces the protein MKKAILLCICIIHSIIGICQQTVITITSYGAKPDGRSNNTSAIQKAIDDISKKGGKVIIPAGYFLTGGLYLRSNVELHLEEGAVLLGSTNRLDYTKGEGKLALLTGFNLTNVSITGQGTIDGQGRELVVNLYELLNKNLIQDPEWRIKRPTEANRPMILGLEKSKNIRVSGITFKDASGWVQNYQNCEDVTIDHIRVESVAYWNNDGIDIVDTKNVTIKDCFINSADDGICLKSEDKEGVCENITIKNCTIRSSANAFKIGTGSMGAFRNIVVENLTVYDTYRSAIALETVDGAIIEKVRIKHVRATHTGNAIFIRLGHRNTGNQYGILRDVLIQDVRAEIPASKPDAGYPVEGPLPKVPPHNLIPSSITGLPGHPVQNVQLENIEIVYGGGASKTKAFVSTDSLHLVPEQIPNYPEFSMFGELPAWGFYVRHAEGIEFSNVKLSLVKEDFRPACVFDDIKGLKLSGVESGNATTKPVWILNKVAKPVLTEVKSSFSEAESLKIQ, from the coding sequence ATGAAAAAAGCAATTCTGCTTTGTATTTGCATTATACATAGTATCATAGGTATTTGTCAGCAAACAGTAATTACTATTACTTCCTATGGAGCTAAACCGGATGGTAGGAGCAATAATACTTCTGCAATCCAGAAAGCTATTGATGATATCTCTAAAAAAGGAGGGAAGGTGATCATTCCTGCTGGGTATTTCCTGACAGGAGGACTGTATCTGCGTTCTAATGTAGAACTCCATCTGGAAGAAGGGGCAGTTTTGTTAGGAAGTACCAATCGGTTGGATTATACCAAAGGAGAAGGAAAACTGGCCTTACTAACAGGCTTTAATCTTACCAATGTGTCAATCACTGGCCAAGGAACCATAGATGGGCAGGGAAGAGAATTGGTGGTAAATCTATACGAATTACTGAATAAGAATCTAATTCAGGATCCGGAGTGGAGAATCAAGCGTCCTACAGAAGCTAATCGTCCGATGATACTTGGGTTAGAGAAATCAAAAAATATCCGTGTTTCAGGTATTACTTTTAAAGACGCCTCTGGATGGGTACAGAACTACCAGAATTGTGAAGATGTAACTATTGATCATATTCGGGTGGAAAGTGTTGCTTACTGGAACAATGATGGTATTGATATTGTCGATACAAAGAATGTTACCATTAAAGATTGCTTTATTAATTCAGCCGATGATGGTATTTGTTTGAAATCAGAAGACAAAGAAGGAGTATGTGAAAATATAACAATCAAGAACTGTACGATTCGGTCTAGTGCTAATGCTTTTAAGATTGGAACCGGTTCAATGGGCGCTTTTCGGAATATTGTAGTTGAGAATCTGACAGTATATGATACATATCGTTCGGCTATTGCCTTGGAGACAGTAGATGGCGCAATCATTGAAAAGGTCAGGATTAAACATGTTCGGGCTACTCACACAGGCAATGCAATTTTTATTCGTTTGGGGCATCGTAATACAGGAAATCAATATGGTATCTTACGGGATGTACTTATTCAGGATGTAAGGGCTGAAATTCCTGCCAGTAAACCTGATGCAGGCTACCCTGTAGAAGGACCTCTTCCGAAGGTGCCTCCACATAATCTAATCCCCTCTTCCATTACCGGATTACCCGGACATCCTGTTCAAAATGTACAACTGGAAAATATTGAGATTGTGTATGGAGGAGGAGCCTCTAAAACCAAAGCGTTTGTTTCAACAGATTCACTTCATCTGGTTCCGGAGCAAATACCTAATTATCCGGAGTTCTCTATGTTTGGAGAACTGCCTGCCTGGGGCTTTTATGTGCGACATGCTGAAGGGATTGAATTTTCAAATGTAAAACTATCATTGGTAAAAGAAGATTTTCGGCCTGCTTGTGTCTTTGATGATATTAAAGGATTAAAACTTTCAGGAGTAGAGTCTGGCAATGCTACAACAAAACCGGTTTGGATTTTGAATAAAGTGGCCAAACCAGTACTAACAGAAGTGAAATCTTCCTTTTCAGAGGCCGAATCTCTAAAGATTCAATAG
- a CDS encoding alpha-N-acetylglucosaminidase: protein MYFKRILLVGAIHLFFTSYVMAQLNVQASEAFVKRILPNESQYFQVEALAPEKGKDAFEIESKNGKIILRGSTGVAIGSALYYYLTEYAHCQITWNGTNLKLPASLPVVPEKVHKNTPYHYRYYLNYCTFNYSMSWWDWERWQKEIDWMALHGINMPLAITGEEYTWYEVYKEMGFTDQDLQAFFSGPSYFSWFWMGNLDAWGGPLPVSWMQSHKELQQKIVARERELGMKPVLPAFTGHVPAAFRHRFPHAKLKATNWTNGFADTYILDSEDPMFAEIGKKFLQKQTTLFGTDHLYSADTFNENEPPSDEPEFLSKLSARVYEGMRQADPQAVWVMQGWLFYSDRKFWKAPQIKALLDAVPNDHMIVLDLATEIEPVWKSTEAFYGKPWIWNMLNNFGGNVNLFGRIEGAAKGPAEALHDPKSGNLKGIGLTMEAIEQNPVLYELMMANTWRDQPINLDKWLPDYIRNRYGNTNEHTLAAWQILKTTVYNGKAIRDGAESIVTGRPTFDSTTVWTRTKLNYPPVELLPAWQHLVQAINTCKSSDGFQYDLVDVTRQVLANYALPLQKKWVQAYKQKNQADFQKYSKEFIELIDDMNKLLGTRKDFLLGKWIAEARSCGTTAEEKALYEQNARDLVTLWGDENSPLHEYSNRQWNGLLSDFYKPRWQQFFQRVNEALVSGKEIDLAAFEKEIKKWEWEWVTEQKAFADKPVGVSVDVARQLYKKYWKKVQAAYAI from the coding sequence ATGTATTTTAAGCGAATTCTACTAGTAGGAGCTATCCATCTGTTTTTTACATCCTATGTGATGGCTCAGCTCAATGTACAAGCCTCTGAAGCTTTTGTAAAAAGAATATTACCCAATGAATCTCAGTACTTTCAGGTGGAAGCATTAGCTCCTGAAAAAGGAAAAGATGCATTTGAAATAGAAAGTAAGAATGGTAAAATTATTCTTAGAGGAAGTACCGGAGTGGCAATAGGATCTGCTTTATATTACTATCTGACAGAATATGCCCATTGCCAGATTACATGGAATGGAACAAATTTAAAACTACCTGCTTCTCTGCCTGTTGTACCTGAAAAGGTTCACAAGAATACACCCTATCATTACCGTTATTATCTGAACTACTGTACCTTCAACTACAGCATGAGCTGGTGGGATTGGGAACGCTGGCAAAAAGAGATAGACTGGATGGCATTGCATGGGATCAATATGCCTCTGGCAATTACCGGAGAAGAATATACATGGTATGAAGTATATAAGGAAATGGGATTTACGGATCAGGATTTACAAGCATTCTTTAGTGGCCCGTCATATTTCTCCTGGTTCTGGATGGGAAACCTGGATGCATGGGGTGGTCCACTTCCTGTAAGCTGGATGCAAAGCCACAAAGAATTGCAGCAAAAGATTGTTGCTCGTGAACGTGAATTAGGAATGAAACCTGTACTGCCTGCATTTACAGGGCACGTTCCTGCTGCCTTTCGTCATCGCTTTCCTCATGCTAAACTGAAAGCTACCAACTGGACCAATGGGTTTGCAGATACCTATATATTGGACTCGGAAGATCCTATGTTTGCTGAGATTGGTAAGAAGTTTCTACAGAAACAAACTACTTTATTTGGTACAGATCACTTGTATTCCGCAGATACCTTCAACGAAAACGAGCCACCCTCTGATGAGCCTGAATTTTTGTCTAAGCTGAGTGCGCGTGTATATGAAGGAATGCGACAAGCAGATCCACAAGCTGTATGGGTTATGCAGGGATGGTTATTCTACAGTGATCGCAAATTCTGGAAAGCTCCACAAATCAAAGCTTTACTGGATGCCGTCCCCAATGACCATATGATTGTGCTGGATCTGGCCACAGAAATAGAACCTGTATGGAAAAGTACTGAGGCATTTTATGGCAAACCCTGGATCTGGAATATGCTAAATAATTTTGGGGGTAATGTCAATCTGTTTGGACGGATAGAAGGGGCTGCAAAAGGTCCCGCCGAGGCATTGCATGATCCGAAAAGTGGCAATTTGAAAGGAATTGGACTCACTATGGAAGCTATTGAGCAGAATCCTGTTTTATATGAACTGATGATGGCCAACACCTGGAGAGATCAACCTATTAATCTGGATAAATGGTTGCCTGATTATATCCGAAATCGTTATGGTAATACCAATGAACATACTTTAGCAGCCTGGCAGATTTTGAAAACAACTGTCTACAATGGCAAAGCCATTCGGGATGGAGCTGAATCAATTGTAACAGGACGACCTACCTTTGATTCAACCACAGTATGGACACGCACTAAACTGAATTATCCTCCTGTTGAACTTTTACCAGCCTGGCAACATCTGGTTCAGGCGATCAACACATGCAAGTCCAGTGATGGATTCCAGTATGATCTGGTGGATGTCACGCGACAGGTGCTGGCTAATTATGCCCTGCCTCTACAGAAAAAATGGGTACAGGCTTACAAACAAAAGAATCAGGCGGATTTTCAGAAATATAGCAAAGAGTTTATTGAGTTGATTGATGATATGAATAAGTTGCTGGGAACACGAAAAGATTTTCTGTTGGGAAAATGGATTGCTGAAGCGCGTAGTTGTGGCACCACAGCAGAAGAAAAAGCTTTGTATGAACAGAATGCCCGTGATCTGGTAACTCTATGGGGAGATGAAAACAGTCCATTACATGAATATTCCAATCGTCAGTGGAATGGGTTGCTAAGTGATTTTTATAAACCCAGATGGCAACAGTTTTTCCAGCGAGTGAATGAAGCGTTAGTTTCCGGAAAGGAAATAGACTTAGCTGCTTTTGAAAAGGAAATTAAAAAATGGGAATGGGAGTGGGTTACTGAACAAAAAGCCTTTGCGGATAAACCTGTGGGTGTGTCAGTGGATGTAGCCCGACAACTATATAAGAAGTATTGGAAGAAGGTACAGGCTGCTTATGCAATTTAA
- a CDS encoding DUF5009 domain-containing protein, whose amino-acid sequence MHTNQKPHLKRLQSLDALRGFDMFWIISGEGLIHSWASASDNSLIDWMSDQLHHSDWNGFTFYDLIFPLFIFIAGVSMPYSMGKQLEGSSAENKSAIRQKILWHLLKRTLILIILGMVVNGLLKWQGYDNTRFASVLGRIALSCFFAGLIFLYCNLRGQLLWFAGLLIGYWVVMKFIPVPGFGAGVLTPEGNMEAYIDRILLPGKLHRKVYDPEGFLSTIPAIANALMGIFTGQFLRWSSIGWTPLKKGFLMIPVGLLLIGIAWIWHLDFPINKNMWTSSFVLLTCGWSLLFLSTFYLIIDVAGFQKWSMPLVWIGMNSITIYMASHGVIDFEHTTVFLFGGLIKFAEAAWQPVWLAAGIVAVQLGFLYFLYQQKWFLKV is encoded by the coding sequence ATGCATACAAATCAGAAACCACACCTAAAACGATTACAGTCTCTGGATGCTCTCAGAGGATTTGATATGTTCTGGATTATTAGTGGAGAAGGGTTAATTCATTCCTGGGCCAGTGCATCTGACAATTCACTGATTGACTGGATGTCCGACCAACTACATCATTCAGATTGGAATGGATTTACGTTTTATGATCTGATATTTCCTCTTTTTATTTTTATAGCTGGGGTTTCTATGCCTTATTCCATGGGAAAACAGCTGGAAGGAAGTTCTGCTGAGAACAAATCAGCTATTCGACAAAAGATTTTGTGGCATCTTCTAAAGCGTACACTCATCCTGATCATTTTGGGAATGGTTGTCAACGGATTGCTGAAGTGGCAAGGATATGACAACACCCGGTTTGCCAGTGTACTTGGACGTATCGCCTTATCGTGTTTTTTTGCCGGACTTATTTTTCTTTACTGTAATCTCAGAGGGCAACTGCTGTGGTTTGCAGGATTATTGATTGGTTATTGGGTTGTTATGAAGTTTATTCCTGTTCCAGGATTTGGTGCAGGTGTTCTTACTCCCGAAGGAAATATGGAGGCATATATAGATCGTATATTGTTGCCAGGTAAACTGCATCGGAAAGTTTACGACCCTGAAGGATTTCTATCTACCATTCCTGCTATTGCTAATGCCCTGATGGGAATTTTTACAGGCCAATTTCTACGGTGGTCGTCTATTGGATGGACACCCCTCAAAAAAGGATTTCTTATGATTCCAGTAGGGCTTTTACTTATTGGTATTGCCTGGATCTGGCATTTGGATTTTCCCATTAATAAAAATATGTGGACCAGTTCATTTGTGTTGCTTACCTGTGGCTGGAGCCTGCTGTTTCTTTCTACTTTTTATCTGATTATTGATGTTGCCGGATTTCAGAAATGGTCTATGCCTCTGGTATGGATAGGAATGAATTCGATTACTATATATATGGCCTCACATGGAGTTATTGATTTTGAACATACTACTGTTTTTCTTTTTGGAGGGTTGATTAAGTTTGCAGAGGCAGCCTGGCAGCCAGTATGGCTGGCCGCTGGAATTGTCGCTGTACAACTAGGGTTCCTATACTTTTTATATCAGCAAAAGTGGTTCTTAAAAGTATAA
- a CDS encoding inositol oxygenase family protein, which produces MNQKFTEKEVSPLSSMEEWEDDLLKRYPDPDESVKTKEEYRNYVDSERVDTVREFYRLNHTYQTYDFVKEKRADFLKFDKREMSLWEAVDFLNTLVDDSDPDTSLDQLQHLLQTSEAIRADGHPDWFVLTGFMHDMGKVLCLFGEPQWAVVGDTFPVGCQHSDKIVYPEFFAANPDSTDERYNTKYGIYEPNCGLDNVRMSWGHDEYLYQMMKDYLPEPALYMIRYHSFYSQHRENAYSHLMTEHDHKMFEWVNKFNPYDLYSKVPVPPDAKALRPYYEDLVAKYLPSTLKF; this is translated from the coding sequence ATGAACCAGAAATTCACAGAAAAGGAAGTATCTCCATTATCCAGTATGGAAGAATGGGAAGACGATTTGTTAAAGCGTTATCCTGATCCGGATGAGTCTGTAAAGACTAAAGAAGAGTATCGAAATTATGTTGATTCTGAACGGGTAGATACTGTGCGTGAGTTTTACCGACTTAACCATACCTATCAAACCTATGATTTTGTAAAGGAGAAGAGAGCTGATTTTCTGAAATTTGATAAGCGGGAAATGTCATTATGGGAAGCGGTAGATTTTCTGAATACACTGGTAGATGACTCTGACCCGGATACCAGCCTGGATCAGTTACAGCACTTGCTCCAAACTTCAGAAGCCATTCGGGCTGATGGCCATCCGGACTGGTTTGTATTGACTGGATTTATGCATGATATGGGTAAAGTGTTGTGTCTGTTTGGAGAACCTCAGTGGGCGGTAGTAGGAGATACTTTCCCTGTTGGATGCCAGCATTCAGACAAGATCGTTTATCCTGAGTTTTTTGCTGCAAATCCTGATTCTACAGATGAACGCTATAATACAAAATATGGCATTTACGAACCTAACTGTGGATTAGATAATGTGCGTATGTCATGGGGGCACGATGAATACCTGTATCAGATGATGAAAGACTATTTGCCAGAACCTGCCTTGTATATGATTCGTTATCACTCATTCTACTCACAACATCGCGAAAATGCCTATTCCCATCTGATGACAGAGCATGACCATAAAATGTTTGAATGGGTAAATAAATTCAATCCCTACGATCTGTACTCAAAAGTTCCTGTACCTCCTGATGCCAAAGCACTCAGACCTTACTATGAAGATTTGGTAGCTAAGTACTTGCCATCTACATTAAAATTTTAA
- a CDS encoding RagB/SusD family nutrient uptake outer membrane protein, which produces MTACHMLDVPVTSELTPDVFPQDSIQFIQASGPAYAALRGNYALDYWFTQTLSTDEAILPARGGNWYDNQGYLRMHYHTWTTDTGWPSSSWSWLSRVIGTTNQALAILGENIPATSSSKSSKLAELKMVRALAYFMMVDLYGNVPIDTAYGDFEPRANSSRTEVFNFIESEVNAALPFLSEETGTLMYGRCNKWMAYALLAKMYLNAEVYTGTKRNDECIAACDKIISSGKYGIESMSSYLQMFYPTNGPQMKEFIFAIPYDPTAAPLANTNGYMYRARYDVPRSMRAKFKLPFTPSAPESTLPEFYAHFNDENDVRNGQWLTGKQYNTDGTPLTVTTTKKGYDETYAGTDGDASYTYQVELSPEIVLRRSVVNFDLGNDEIAWNMGYRNIKFYPDASSANRNQNNDMPVFRYSDILLMKAEAILRGGAPTSGHTALSLVNQVRANRTTSSPWTAVTLDDLYEERSREFAYEAWHRNDMIRFGKYEDSWGFKTNADTYRRIFPIPVSAIVLNPKLVQNPGY; this is translated from the coding sequence ATGACAGCATGTCATATGCTGGATGTGCCTGTTACATCAGAGTTAACCCCAGATGTATTCCCTCAGGATTCAATTCAATTTATTCAAGCTTCAGGGCCTGCATATGCAGCTTTAAGAGGTAATTATGCACTAGATTACTGGTTCACTCAGACGTTAAGTACCGACGAGGCAATATTACCTGCCAGAGGCGGTAACTGGTATGATAACCAGGGATATCTTAGAATGCACTATCATACCTGGACAACTGATACAGGCTGGCCATCCAGTAGCTGGAGTTGGTTATCCAGAGTGATTGGGACTACTAATCAGGCACTAGCCATTCTAGGGGAAAATATTCCAGCTACGTCTTCTTCCAAGTCATCGAAACTTGCGGAACTCAAAATGGTAAGAGCACTTGCCTATTTTATGATGGTAGACTTATATGGAAATGTTCCTATTGATACTGCGTATGGGGACTTTGAACCTCGTGCTAATTCTTCCCGAACAGAAGTATTCAACTTTATTGAATCAGAAGTAAATGCTGCATTACCTTTTCTGAGTGAAGAAACTGGTACATTGATGTACGGAAGATGTAATAAATGGATGGCGTATGCGCTGTTGGCAAAGATGTACCTGAATGCAGAAGTTTATACCGGAACAAAACGTAATGACGAATGTATTGCAGCTTGTGATAAAATCATCAGCTCTGGTAAGTATGGCATAGAGTCTATGAGTTCGTATCTGCAAATGTTTTATCCAACGAATGGTCCTCAGATGAAAGAATTCATTTTTGCTATACCATATGATCCTACAGCTGCACCTCTTGCAAATACAAATGGCTATATGTATCGTGCCCGTTATGATGTACCACGTTCAATGAGAGCAAAATTCAAATTACCGTTTACTCCAAGTGCACCAGAGAGTACTTTGCCTGAATTTTACGCTCACTTCAATGATGAAAATGATGTACGTAATGGTCAATGGCTAACAGGAAAGCAATATAATACTGATGGTACTCCACTAACAGTTACGACAACCAAAAAAGGATATGATGAAACATATGCAGGTACTGATGGAGATGCCAGTTATACGTATCAGGTAGAATTGAGTCCTGAAATTGTATTAAGACGCAGTGTTGTAAACTTTGATTTGGGAAATGATGAGATTGCCTGGAATATGGGTTATCGAAATATTAAATTCTATCCAGATGCTTCATCTGCTAACCGGAATCAAAATAATGATATGCCTGTGTTTCGTTACTCTGATATTCTTTTAATGAAAGCAGAAGCTATACTTCGTGGAGGTGCGCCAACATCGGGACATACTGCTCTTTCATTAGTAAATCAGGTACGTGCAAACAGAACTACTTCCAGCCCTTGGACTGCTGTAACGTTGGATGATTTGTATGAAGAAAGAAGTCGTGAATTTGCCTATGAAGCTTGGCATCGCAATGATATGATTCGCTTTGGGAAATACGAAGATTCTTGGGGATTCAAGACTAATGCGGATACTTATCGGCGGATTTTCCCTATTCCAGTTTCTGCAATTGTTTTAAATCCAAAATTAGTTCAAAATCCAGGTTATTAA